In Paenibacillus sp. J23TS9, a single genomic region encodes these proteins:
- a CDS encoding ABC transporter ATP-binding protein translates to MEITVKLQQVSKSFGKKTVLSEVNLNIGKGQIYGMIGPSGAGKTTLVKMIVGMDTPNEGLVEVLNTKMPNLSMLQQIGYMAQSDALYNELTGGENLRFFASMFKMGKEEQKQRISYAAGLVNLTHELGKKVSAYSGGMKRRLSLAIALIHDPSVLILDEPTVGIDPELRQSIWNELMRLKNSEHKTIIVTTHVMDEADKCDMLAMVRDGRILTSGSPEQLKSQYQVESLEDVFLKAGGQLS, encoded by the coding sequence ATGGAAATTACCGTAAAGCTTCAACAGGTCAGCAAAAGTTTTGGAAAGAAAACCGTGCTCTCCGAGGTGAATTTGAATATAGGGAAGGGACAAATTTACGGGATGATCGGTCCTTCAGGAGCCGGGAAAACAACCCTTGTGAAAATGATTGTCGGCATGGATACTCCCAATGAAGGCTTGGTTGAAGTGTTGAATACAAAAATGCCCAATCTGTCCATGCTTCAGCAAATCGGTTATATGGCTCAATCGGATGCACTATACAATGAACTTACAGGTGGGGAGAATCTTAGGTTTTTTGCATCTATGTTTAAAATGGGCAAGGAGGAGCAGAAGCAGCGAATCAGCTACGCGGCAGGCCTGGTCAATCTCACGCATGAGCTTGGCAAAAAGGTATCTGCTTATTCCGGTGGTATGAAGCGCAGATTGTCACTGGCGATTGCCCTGATTCATGACCCGTCTGTACTGATTCTCGATGAGCCAACCGTCGGTATTGACCCGGAGCTCAGACAGTCGATTTGGAATGAATTAATGAGGCTGAAGAATTCCGAACACAAGACGATTATTGTTACGACGCATGTCATGGATGAAGCGGATAAATGCGATATGCTGGCCATGGTACGTGATGGCAGGATATTAACCAGCGGTTCGCCGGAACAGTTAAAGAGTCAGTACCAAGTTGAAAGCCTGGAAGACGTATTCTTGAAGGCGGGAGGCCAACTATCATGA
- a CDS encoding class I SAM-dependent methyltransferase: MNKQKLIKKFDKQSVIYEENTRKRMMGSWRKRLLEGVQGDVLEIAVGAGANFPYYDMDRVRLSAADFSPMMLQRARRIADELNLQVTLIESDIETLDFPAHSFDCVVSTLSLCGYDDPEQVLRNIKRWCKPNGRVYLLEHGLGRNPFFKSAQRLLNPVARKISGCNWNRDIEQIVRNSGLQIEHMERHWNGMIHLIWARSV; the protein is encoded by the coding sequence TTGAATAAACAAAAATTGATTAAAAAGTTTGACAAGCAATCAGTAATATATGAAGAAAACACACGCAAACGTATGATGGGATCATGGCGAAAACGTCTCCTCGAAGGTGTACAGGGTGACGTACTTGAAATCGCTGTCGGCGCGGGAGCCAACTTCCCTTATTACGATATGGACCGGGTACGCCTGAGCGCCGCAGATTTCAGCCCAATGATGCTGCAGCGCGCACGGCGGATTGCGGATGAGCTTAACTTGCAGGTGACTCTGATCGAAAGTGACATTGAAACGCTTGATTTTCCGGCCCATTCCTTCGACTGCGTTGTCTCTACGCTTTCTTTATGCGGATATGATGATCCGGAACAGGTTCTTCGCAATATTAAACGCTGGTGTAAGCCAAACGGGCGTGTTTATCTTTTGGAGCATGGTCTTGGGAGAAACCCTTTTTTCAAGTCAGCCCAGCGGCTATTGAATCCGGTCGCGCGCAAAATATCCGGCTGCAATTGGAATCGGGATATCGAGCAGATCGTACGGAATTCCGGACTCCAGATTGAACATATGGAACGGCACTGGAACGGTATGATTCATTTGATCTGGGCGCGATCCGTATGA
- the rbsB gene encoding ribose ABC transporter substrate-binding protein RbsB: MKKLTFLLAALLLILTTGCSLEPPSWAKPKTGGDIKNMKIGLSISTLNNPFFVSLKDGVVAEAKKHGIETIVVDAQNDSAKQSNDVDDLMQKGVNALLINPTDSAAISTVVQSANNLGIPVITLDRSSDKGDVKALVASDNVKGGKMAAEYIEKMIGKGGKVIELEGVAGASATRERGKGFHEVADKDLKVIAKQTADFDRTKGLNVMENLLQANPDVQAVFAHNDEMALGAIEAIKSSGKDIPVIGFDGNEDALKSIQAGKLTATVAQQPELIGQMAVQAAYDVLHGKTVEKSIPAPLKLVTKE; this comes from the coding sequence ATGAAAAAGCTAACATTCTTATTGGCAGCGCTTCTGCTCATCTTAACGACCGGATGTTCTCTGGAACCGCCAAGCTGGGCCAAGCCTAAAACAGGCGGGGATATTAAAAATATGAAAATCGGACTGTCCATTTCAACACTGAACAATCCATTCTTCGTTTCCTTGAAAGATGGCGTAGTTGCGGAAGCTAAAAAGCACGGTATTGAAACGATTGTCGTCGATGCGCAAAACGATTCAGCCAAACAAAGCAATGACGTGGATGATTTGATGCAAAAGGGCGTAAACGCATTGCTCATCAACCCAACCGATTCGGCAGCCATCTCGACGGTCGTACAATCGGCCAATAATTTGGGTATTCCAGTTATTACCTTGGACCGTTCCTCGGATAAAGGGGATGTCAAGGCACTGGTCGCTTCGGATAACGTGAAGGGCGGTAAAATGGCAGCGGAATATATCGAAAAAATGATCGGCAAAGGCGGGAAAGTGATTGAGCTTGAAGGCGTCGCAGGTGCATCGGCTACCCGTGAACGCGGTAAAGGCTTCCACGAAGTCGCTGATAAGGATTTGAAAGTCATTGCCAAGCAAACCGCGGATTTTGACCGTACAAAAGGGTTGAATGTAATGGAAAATCTGCTGCAGGCGAATCCGGATGTACAAGCGGTGTTCGCGCACAATGATGAAATGGCTCTCGGTGCCATCGAAGCCATTAAAAGCTCCGGTAAAGATATTCCGGTCATCGGATTTGACGGCAACGAAGATGCGCTGAAGTCGATCCAGGCAGGCAAGCTGACTGCAACCGTGGCGCAGCAGCCTGAATTGATTGGACAAATGGCAGTTCAAGCCGCATATGATGTGCTTCATGGCAAAACGGTAGAAAAATCTATTCCGGCTCCATTGAAGCTGGTAACGAAGGAATAA
- the rbsC gene encoding ribose ABC transporter permease RbsC, which produces MTTMNEAKTSKGFQVSQITQKLGPLLGLIILIIIVSVLNPSFLEPLNILNLLRQVSINALIAFGMTFVILTGGIDLSVGSILALSSSFVANMMVAGFDPILSIIIGCLLGGVMGMINGLLITKGKMAPFIATLATMTIFRGLTLVYTDGNPITGLGDSMTFQLFGRGYELGIPVPAITMIITFAILWVILHKTSFGRKTYAIGGNEKAAIVSGIKVSRTKIMIYSLAGMLSALAGAILTSRLNSAQPTAGTSYELDAIAAVVLGGTSLSGGRGRIVGTLIGALIIGTLNNGLNLLGVSSFYQMVVKGIVILIAVLIDRKKSA; this is translated from the coding sequence ATGACAACAATGAATGAAGCAAAAACATCCAAAGGCTTTCAGGTTTCGCAAATTACACAAAAATTAGGACCGCTGCTCGGCCTGATTATCTTGATTATCATTGTATCGGTTCTGAATCCAAGCTTCTTGGAACCGCTTAATATTCTCAATTTGCTGCGGCAGGTGTCAATTAACGCATTGATTGCGTTTGGAATGACCTTTGTTATTTTGACCGGTGGTATCGACTTATCCGTCGGTTCCATACTGGCGCTGTCGAGTTCATTTGTCGCGAATATGATGGTAGCGGGCTTTGATCCAATCCTGTCCATCATCATCGGCTGCTTGCTTGGCGGCGTGATGGGTATGATTAACGGTCTACTGATCACCAAAGGTAAAATGGCACCCTTTATCGCAACGCTTGCAACTATGACCATTTTCAGAGGCTTGACGCTCGTATACACCGACGGTAATCCAATTACGGGTCTTGGCGACAGCATGACATTCCAGCTGTTCGGCCGTGGCTATGAGCTCGGCATTCCGGTACCGGCGATTACGATGATCATTACGTTTGCGATTCTATGGGTGATTCTGCACAAAACATCCTTTGGACGTAAAACATATGCGATCGGCGGCAACGAAAAAGCAGCGATCGTTTCCGGTATTAAAGTATCCCGGACTAAAATTATGATTTATTCTCTGGCAGGCATGCTGTCCGCATTGGCAGGTGCCATCCTGACATCCCGTCTGAACTCGGCGCAGCCAACGGCCGGTACTTCTTACGAACTGGATGCTATCGCAGCTGTTGTCTTGGGCGGTACAAGCCTTTCCGGCGGCCGCGGCCGTATTGTAGGTACTCTGATCGGCGCGCTGATTATCGGTACTCTGAATAACGGACTGAATTTGCTCGGCGTATCTTCCTTCTACCAAATGGTGGTTAAGGGGATCGTAATTCTCATCGCCGTACTTATTGACCGGAAGAAATCTGCATAA
- a CDS encoding sugar ABC transporter ATP-binding protein has product MQIQMNGIHKAFGANQVLSGVDFDLREGEVHALMGENGAGKSTLMNILTGLHARDEGTILIDGKETYFGSPKEAELQGIAFIHQELNVWPDMTVLENLFIGREMSSPWGILKSKEMKALAKEQFKKLSVDIPLNSEAGECSVGQQQMIEIAKALLTDTKVIIMDEPTSALTEREIQKLFEVITSLKKQGVSIVYISHRMEEIFEICDRITVMRDGRTVDTKEIPHTNFDEVVKKMVGRELTERYPVRNPNPGEVVLEVEHASRKGLFEDVSFQVRSGEIVGFSGLMGSGRTEIMRALFGLDHLDSGEIRMFGKKAVIRKPVDAVKLGIGFITEDRKDEGLILDFSVRDNMVLPSLSGFTSKGIISSQKEKVFVDALIKRLQIKTHTSDTAAGNLSGGNQQKVVIAKWVGIGPRLLILDEPTRGVDVGAKREIYQLMNELTGHGVAIIMVSSELPEVLGMSDRIVVVHEGHITGQLSKDEATQEKIMTLATGGQ; this is encoded by the coding sequence ATGCAGATTCAAATGAATGGAATACACAAAGCCTTCGGCGCGAACCAAGTATTATCCGGTGTAGATTTTGACCTGCGCGAAGGCGAAGTGCACGCCCTGATGGGAGAGAACGGTGCCGGCAAGTCCACTTTAATGAATATACTTACTGGCCTGCATGCCAGGGATGAAGGAACAATCCTCATCGACGGCAAGGAAACGTATTTTGGAAGTCCGAAGGAAGCAGAGCTTCAAGGAATCGCTTTTATCCACCAGGAGCTTAATGTATGGCCGGATATGACGGTGCTTGAGAATCTGTTTATCGGCAGGGAGATGTCTTCACCCTGGGGTATTCTGAAATCCAAAGAAATGAAGGCGCTCGCAAAGGAACAGTTCAAAAAGCTTTCCGTCGACATTCCGCTGAACAGCGAAGCCGGCGAATGCTCGGTAGGCCAGCAGCAGATGATTGAGATCGCCAAGGCCCTCCTTACGGATACCAAAGTGATCATCATGGATGAACCGACTTCTGCACTGACGGAGAGGGAAATCCAGAAGCTGTTCGAAGTCATCACGTCCCTTAAAAAGCAAGGCGTATCGATCGTCTATATTTCTCACCGGATGGAAGAGATTTTCGAGATCTGCGACCGGATTACCGTCATGCGGGATGGCCGGACTGTGGATACGAAGGAAATTCCGCATACCAACTTTGATGAGGTCGTTAAGAAAATGGTCGGCAGAGAGCTGACCGAGCGCTATCCGGTAAGAAATCCGAATCCGGGAGAGGTCGTTCTTGAGGTGGAGCATGCTTCGCGCAAAGGATTATTTGAAGATGTAAGCTTTCAGGTCCGCTCCGGTGAAATCGTCGGTTTCTCAGGTCTGATGGGCTCGGGACGCACGGAGATTATGAGAGCGCTGTTTGGTCTGGATCATCTGGACAGCGGCGAGATTCGCATGTTTGGGAAAAAAGCCGTGATTAGAAAGCCGGTTGATGCAGTTAAGCTTGGAATTGGCTTCATAACGGAAGACCGCAAGGATGAAGGTTTGATTCTGGATTTTTCCGTACGTGATAATATGGTGCTCCCAAGTCTCAGCGGTTTTACGTCTAAAGGCATTATTTCATCGCAAAAAGAAAAAGTGTTCGTGGATGCGCTGATCAAACGCCTGCAGATCAAAACCCATACATCCGATACCGCAGCAGGAAATTTATCGGGTGGTAATCAACAGAAGGTTGTTATTGCCAAGTGGGTAGGTATCGGTCCAAGACTTCTGATTCTGGATGAACCAACCCGGGGCGTAGATGTCGGTGCCAAACGTGAGATTTACCAGCTGATGAATGAGCTGACAGGCCATGGCGTCGCCATCATCATGGTATCCTCTGAATTACCGGAAGTGCTTGGCATGAGTGACCGCATCGTTGTTGTTCACGAAGGGCATATCACTGGACAACTGAGTAAAGATGAAGCGACGCAGGAAAAAATAATGACGTTGGCTACAGGGGGACAGTAA